A genome region from Baekduia alba includes the following:
- a CDS encoding NUDIX domain-containing protein, which yields MTENGPAHPRDPGQLRVTASRTVYENHWMRVREDETLLPDGRPGLYAVIEKPPAAAIVARDGDWVWLVQQWRHPVQARFWEVPQGAWHHAPDAAAEDVARGELAEETGLRAGRIERLARLYFAYGMSDQSFDVWLATDLTQGEQALEETEQGLVVGRHRVDDVAGMVTSGQIADSGSVAALGLAGLLRG from the coding sequence GTGACCGAGAACGGGCCCGCCCACCCGCGGGATCCGGGTCAGCTGCGCGTGACGGCGTCGCGCACCGTCTACGAGAACCACTGGATGCGCGTGCGGGAGGACGAGACGCTCCTCCCCGACGGCCGGCCGGGGCTGTACGCGGTGATCGAGAAGCCGCCGGCGGCGGCGATCGTCGCGCGCGACGGCGACTGGGTGTGGCTGGTCCAGCAGTGGCGCCATCCGGTGCAGGCGCGGTTCTGGGAGGTGCCCCAGGGCGCCTGGCACCACGCGCCCGACGCGGCGGCCGAGGACGTCGCCCGCGGCGAGCTGGCCGAGGAGACCGGGCTGCGCGCGGGTCGGATCGAGCGCCTGGCGCGGCTGTACTTCGCCTACGGGATGTCGGACCAGTCCTTCGACGTGTGGCTGGCGACCGACCTGACGCAGGGCGAGCAGGCGCTGGAGGAGACCGAGCAGGGCCTCGTCGTCGGCCGCCATCGCGTCGACGACGTGGCCGGCATGGTCACCTCCGGCCAGATCGCGGACTCGGGCTCGGTCGCGGCGCTGGGGCTGGCCGGGCTGCTGCGCGGCTAG